TTCACCGGCATCATGATCGGCTCGCTGCTGCTCAACCTGGCCGCGTTCGCCAACTCGATCTACCTGTCGCTGTGGCTGCAGTCGATCCTCGGCCTCAGCCCGCTGCAGGCCGGTGCGGTCTTCATCCCGCTGTCGGCGGTCAGCTTCGTCGCCGCCGCGGTCGCCGGGAAGAAGCTCACCGACCGGTCCCCGCGGGTCGTGCTGGCCGTCGGCCTGGCGATCATCGGTGCCGGCGCGCTGCTGATGGCCCGGGTCGACGGGGGAGCGAGCTGGGGGATCCTCGTCCCCGGGCTGGCCGTGCTGGGCCTGGGTGTCGGCATCTGCAACCCCGTCGTCACCTCCGCCGCGCTGGCCTCGGTGCCCCGCGAGCGCAGCGGGATGGCCTCCGGGGCGGTGAACACCGCCCGCCAGCTGGGCTTCGCCGTCGGGGTCGCCGTCCTCGGGTCGGTGTTCGCAGCCGGCACCACGCGCGCGCTGACCGAGGCCGGCGCCGACGACCCGACCGGGACGGCGTCCGCGCTGTCCGGTGGGCAGGCCCAGCAGGTGATCGGTTCGGCCCCCGCCGACGCCCGCGGGGGGCTCACCGAGCTGCTGTCGGCTGCCTACGCCGACGGCCTGCGCGACGTGCTGCTGGTCGCCGGTGCCGCCGGGCTGGTCGGCGCCGTGCTGGTCGCCCTGCTGGTGCGCGGGCCGAGCCCGCAGACCGAGTCACCCGCCCCCGAGCGCGCGGAGGCCGTCCGCAGCTGAGCCGGGCCATGATGGCCCGATGAGGGACGTCGTGCTGGTCCACGGTGCGTGGCACGGGGCGTGGAGCTGGCGGCGGGTGCTGCCGCTGCTCTGGGCCGAGGGTGCGCGCGCGGTCACCGTGTCGTTGAGCGGGGTGGGGGAGCGGCCCGGGGTCACCGGGGTGACGCTGCAGACCCACGTGGACGACGTCGTCGCCGTCGTCCGGGCCGAGGAGTGCCGGGGGGCCGTGCTCGTCGCGCACAGCTACGCCGGGGTGTCGGTGACCGCCGCCGCCGACGTGCTCGGGGACGCCGTCGGCCCGCTGGTCTACGTCGACGCCGTGCTGCCCGAGCCGGGGGAGTGCTGGTCGTCGCTCAGCCCGCCCGACACGAAGGCGGAACGGCGCGCCCAGATCGCCGCCGACGGGGTGCTGCCCGCACCGCCCGCGACGGTCTTCGGGCTCACCGGGGACGACGCCGCCTGGGTGGACCGCCGGCAGACCACCCACCCCGGCGGGGTCTACGACGACCCGGTGCACTTCGACGCCGCGCGGTGGTCGGCCCGCCCGCGCACCTACGTCAGCTGCACCGCTCCGCCGCTGGCCAGCATCGACCCGTCGCGGGCCCGGGTGGCCGGGCAGCCCGGGTGGTCGATGGTGGAGCTGGCCACCGGGCACGACCCGATGATCAGCGCGCCCGGGGAGCTGGCCGCCGTCCTGCTCGACGTCGCCCGGAGCTGAGGACCAGACTCCGGGCATGCCTGCCCCGTTCCCCACCGACTGGTCCCGCGCGCTCGTGGTCGCCGCGCACCCCGACGACATCGAGTACGGGGTGGCCGCCGCCGTCGCCGTGTGGACCGCGGCCGGCAAGGAGGTGCACTACCTGCTGGCCACCCGCGGGGAGGCCGGGATCGCCGGGATGCCCCCGGCCGAGGCCGGGCCGCTGCGCGAGGAGGAGGAACGCCGCTCTGCCGCCGTCGTCGGGGTGAC
This sequence is a window from Geodermatophilaceae bacterium NBWT11. Protein-coding genes within it:
- a CDS encoding alpha/beta fold hydrolase; its protein translation is MRDVVLVHGAWHGAWSWRRVLPLLWAEGARAVTVSLSGVGERPGVTGVTLQTHVDDVVAVVRAEECRGAVLVAHSYAGVSVTAAADVLGDAVGPLVYVDAVLPEPGECWSSLSPPDTKAERRAQIAADGVLPAPPATVFGLTGDDAAWVDRRQTTHPGGVYDDPVHFDAARWSARPRTYVSCTAPPLASIDPSRARVAGQPGWSMVELATGHDPMISAPGELAAVLLDVARS